In Rutidosis leptorrhynchoides isolate AG116_Rl617_1_P2 chromosome 2, CSIRO_AGI_Rlap_v1, whole genome shotgun sequence, one genomic interval encodes:
- the LOC139888874 gene encoding uncharacterized protein, whose amino-acid sequence MSVATNWKPVVDKIWKRLADWKGRTMSFGGRLTLVKLMLNSLSLNSFSKVIGNGSSTNFWKDHWLCDFALDYKFKRLVRLESNMEASVCNRVGITEEGAKGPDAWKWLLNVNGVFSTKKLTELINEKNILVGPSNFETIRNNLVPSKVEIFVWRARRRRLAVLSKLDKKGIDLLSVLCPICAQDVETVEHSLVLCNLALDVWEKVSNWWGLGAFTNLRINEIFMGN is encoded by the exons ATGAGTGTTGCGACAAATTGGAAGCCGGTTGTGGATAAAATTTGGAAACGACTTGCGGATTGGAAAGGGCGTACGATGTCTTTTGGTGGTCGTTTGACTTTGGTTAAATTGATGCTTAATAGTCTCTCGCT GAACTCCTTCTCAAAGGTCATTGGTAATGGTTCTTCTACAAATTTTTGGAAGGATCATTGGCTCTGTGATTTTGCGTTAGATTATAAATTCAAAAGATTGGTGCGGCTTGAAAGCAATATGGAAGCTTCAGTTTGTAATCGGGTGGGAATAACGGAGGAGGGTGCGAAGGGG CCCGATGCTTGGAAGTGGCTTCTTAATGTCAACGGTGTATTTTCAACAAAGAAGCTAACGGAGCTAATTAACGAGAAAAACATACTTGTGGGTCCTTCTAATTTTGAGACAATCCGTAATAATTTGGTTCCTAGTAAAGTGGAGATTTTTGTGTGGAGAGCAAGAAGAAGAAGGCTAGCGGTCTTGTCGAAATTGGATAAAAAGGGTATAGATCTCCTTTCGGTCCTTTGTCCAATTTGCGCGCAAGATGTGGAGACGGTAGAACACTCTTTGGTGCTTTGTAATCTTGCGCTTGATGTTTGGGAGAAAGTTTCAAATTGGTGGGGTTTGGGTGCGTTCACGAATCTAAGAATTAATGAGATCTTCATGGGTAACTAG